Proteins encoded in a region of the Streptomyces sp. NBC_01298 genome:
- a CDS encoding LLM class F420-dependent oxidoreductase: MRLGLALGYWGRGPNPDHLDLAAEAENLGYDSVWTAEAWGSDAFTPLTWIAAHTSRIRLGTAIAQMAARTPTATAMQALTLDHLSGGRMMLGLGLSGPQVVEGWYGRPFPSSPLTATREYVDVIRQVLRREAPVALDGRFHSHPYRGADGTGIGKPLKPITHPLRPDLPILLGAEGPKNIAQTTRIADGWLPLYWSPTRTDVYQASLSELPEGFMIAPMARAKVCDDVAEGLLPVKAMLGFYIGGMGHAARNFHADLMGRMGYEEEARRIQELFLAGRKEEAVMAVPDAFADEISLVGPRERIAERLELWRKGPVTDLLLTAPDPHTLRVLAELNT; this comes from the coding sequence ATGCGCCTCGGACTCGCACTCGGCTACTGGGGCCGCGGCCCCAATCCGGACCACCTCGACCTCGCCGCCGAAGCCGAGAACCTCGGCTACGACTCCGTGTGGACCGCCGAGGCCTGGGGCTCGGACGCCTTCACCCCGCTCACCTGGATCGCCGCGCACACCTCGCGCATCCGCCTGGGCACCGCCATCGCGCAGATGGCCGCCCGCACCCCGACCGCCACCGCCATGCAGGCACTGACCCTGGACCACCTGTCCGGCGGCCGGATGATGCTGGGCCTCGGCCTGTCCGGACCGCAGGTGGTCGAAGGCTGGTACGGGCGCCCCTTCCCCTCCAGCCCCCTGACGGCGACCCGGGAGTACGTGGACGTCATCCGCCAGGTGCTGCGCCGCGAGGCCCCGGTCGCACTGGACGGCCGCTTCCACAGCCACCCGTACCGGGGCGCGGACGGCACCGGCATCGGCAAGCCGCTCAAGCCCATCACCCACCCGCTGCGGCCCGACCTGCCGATCCTGCTCGGCGCCGAGGGCCCGAAGAACATCGCCCAGACCACCCGCATCGCGGACGGCTGGCTCCCCCTCTACTGGTCGCCGACCCGCACCGACGTCTACCAGGCCTCGCTGTCCGAACTCCCCGAGGGGTTCATGATCGCCCCGATGGCGCGTGCGAAGGTCTGCGACGACGTCGCGGAGGGACTCCTCCCGGTGAAGGCGATGCTGGGCTTCTACATCGGCGGGATGGGCCACGCGGCACGCAACTTCCACGCCGACCTCATGGGCCGCATGGGCTACGAGGAGGAGGCGCGGCGGATCCAGGAGCTGTTCCTGGCCGGGCGCAAGGAAGAGGCCGTCATGGCCGTCCCGGACGCGTTCGCGGACGAGATCTCCCTGGTCGGACCGCGGGAGCGGATCGCCGAGCGCCTGGAGCTGTGGCGCAAGGGCCCGGTGACCGACCTGCTCCTGACCGCCCCCGACCCGCACACCCTGCGGGTCCTGGCGGAGCTGAACACCTAG
- a CDS encoding prenyltransferase, whose amino-acid sequence MSSPGRTAPEHLVLDGVLTADQAAATVAGILAAQRADGAIPWFRGHHLDPWDHTEAAMALDAAGEHEAAARAYDWLVRHQNDDGSWYAAYADREDGVDTREPQDASRETNFVAYLAVGVWHHHLSTGDDAFLDRMWPAVYAAVEFVLRLQQPGGEIGWKREPSGEPVTDALLTGSSSIHQALRCALAIAEYRGDPQPDWELAAGALGHAIRRHPERFLDKSHYSMDWYYPVLGGALTGAEAKARLEERWEEFVVPDLGVRCVLPNPWVTGGESCELALALWTTGESDRALEILRSIGHLRADNGMYWTGYVFDDGAVWPVEQTTWTAGSLLLAVAALGGDEATGTVFGGLTLPAGLEPDCCG is encoded by the coding sequence GTGAGCTCTCCCGGGCGCACCGCACCCGAACACCTGGTCCTGGACGGCGTACTGACGGCCGATCAGGCCGCCGCCACCGTCGCCGGGATCCTCGCCGCACAGCGCGCCGACGGGGCCATACCGTGGTTCCGCGGGCACCACCTCGACCCGTGGGACCACACCGAGGCCGCGATGGCCCTCGACGCGGCGGGCGAGCACGAGGCCGCCGCGCGGGCCTACGACTGGCTGGTCCGCCACCAGAACGACGACGGCTCCTGGTACGCGGCCTACGCCGACCGCGAGGACGGGGTCGACACCCGCGAGCCGCAGGACGCGAGCCGGGAGACCAACTTCGTCGCGTACCTCGCCGTCGGCGTCTGGCACCACCACCTGTCCACCGGCGACGACGCCTTCCTCGACCGGATGTGGCCCGCCGTGTACGCGGCCGTCGAGTTCGTCCTGCGGCTCCAGCAGCCGGGCGGCGAGATCGGCTGGAAGCGCGAGCCGTCGGGAGAGCCCGTCACGGACGCGCTGCTCACCGGGTCCTCCTCCATCCACCAGGCACTGCGCTGCGCGCTGGCCATCGCCGAGTACCGGGGCGATCCGCAGCCGGACTGGGAACTGGCCGCGGGCGCCCTGGGGCACGCGATACGCCGGCACCCCGAGCGGTTCCTCGACAAGTCCCACTACTCCATGGACTGGTACTACCCGGTCCTCGGCGGGGCGCTGACCGGCGCGGAGGCGAAGGCCCGGCTCGAGGAGCGGTGGGAGGAGTTCGTCGTCCCGGACCTCGGCGTACGGTGCGTGCTGCCGAACCCCTGGGTGACCGGCGGGGAGTCCTGCGAACTGGCCCTCGCGCTGTGGACGACGGGGGAGTCGGACCGGGCCCTGGAGATCCTGCGCTCGATCGGCCACCTGCGGGCCGACAACGGCATGTACTGGACCGGGTACGTCTTCGACGACGGGGCGGTCTGGCCCGTGGAGCAGACCACCTGGACGGCGGGCTCGCTCCTCCTCGCGGTGGCCGCCCTGGGCGGCGACGAGGCCACCGGCACGGTCTTCGGCGGCCTGACCCTGCCGGCCGGCCTGGAACCGGACTGCTGCGGCTGA
- a CDS encoding class I SAM-dependent methyltransferase, giving the protein MLTVDFSRFPLAAGDRVLDLGCGAGRHAFECYRRGAQVVALDRNGEEIREVAKWFAAMKEAGEAPAGATATAMEGDALALPFPDDSFDVVIISEVMEHIPDDKGVLAEMVRVLKPGGRIAITVPRYGPEKICWALSDAYHEVEGGHIRIYKAEELLGKMESAGLKPYGTHHAHGLHSPYWWLKCAFGVDNDQALPVKAYHKLLVWDIMKKPALTRLAEQALNPVIGKSFVAYATKPHLPVGAAQ; this is encoded by the coding sequence TCGCCGCAGGCGACCGCGTACTCGATCTGGGCTGCGGCGCAGGCCGGCACGCCTTCGAGTGCTACCGGCGCGGCGCCCAGGTGGTCGCCCTCGACCGCAACGGCGAGGAGATCCGCGAGGTCGCCAAGTGGTTCGCCGCGATGAAGGAGGCCGGCGAGGCCCCGGCCGGCGCCACCGCCACCGCGATGGAGGGCGACGCCCTCGCGCTGCCCTTCCCCGACGACTCCTTCGACGTCGTCATCATCTCCGAGGTGATGGAGCACATCCCCGACGACAAGGGCGTCCTCGCCGAGATGGTCCGCGTCCTGAAGCCCGGCGGACGCATCGCCATCACCGTGCCGCGCTACGGCCCCGAGAAGATCTGCTGGGCGCTCTCCGACGCCTACCACGAGGTCGAGGGCGGCCACATCCGCATCTACAAGGCGGAGGAACTGCTCGGCAAGATGGAGTCCGCGGGCCTCAAGCCGTACGGCACCCACCACGCCCACGGCCTGCACTCGCCGTACTGGTGGCTCAAGTGCGCCTTCGGCGTCGACAACGACCAGGCGCTGCCCGTCAAGGCGTACCACAAGCTCCTGGTCTGGGACATCATGAAGAAGCCCGCGCTCACCCGGCTCGCGGAGCAGGCCCTGAACCCGGTCATCGGCAAGAGCTTCGTCGCCTACGCCACCAAGCCGCACCTCCCCGTGGGTGCCGCGCAGTGA